From Macaca mulatta isolate MMU2019108-1 chromosome 3, T2T-MMU8v2.0, whole genome shotgun sequence, the proteins below share one genomic window:
- the LOC106997572 gene encoding cytochrome P450 3A7-like yields MALNGPCLLIVRPLGSPFSFLAPPTYDTVLQMEYLDMVVNETLRLFPVAMRLERVCKKDVEINGMFIPKGVVVMIPTYILHHDPKHWTEPEKFLPERFSEKNKDNIDPYIYTPFGGGPRNCIGMRFALLNMKLALTRVLQNFSFKPCKETQIPLKLRFGGIFQPEKPIVLMAESRNGTVSGA; encoded by the exons ATGGCCCTCAATGGTCCCTGCCTCCTCATTGTTAGGCCCCTGGGCAGCCCCTTCTCATTTCTG GCACCACCCACCTATGATACTGTGCTACAGATGGAGTATCTCGACATGGTGGTGAATGAAACGCTCAGATTATTCCCAGTTGCTATGAGACTTGAGAGGGTCTGCAAAAAAGATGTTGAAATCAATGGGATGTTCATTCCCAAAGGGGTGGTGGTGATGATTCCAACCTATATTCTTCATCATGACCCAAAGCACTGGACAGAGCCTGAGAAGTTCCTCCCTGAAAG GTTCAGTGAGAAGAACAAGGACAATATAGATCCTTACATATATACACCCTTTGGAGGTGGACCCAGGAACTGCATTGGCATGAGGTTTGCTCTCCTGAACATGAAACTTGCTCTAACCAGGGTCCTTCAGAACTTCTCCTTCAAACCTTGTAAAGAAACACAG ATCCCCCTGAAATTACGCTTTGGAGGAATTTTTCAACCAGAAAAACCCATTGTTCTAATGGCTGAGTCAAGGAATGGGACTGTAAGTGGAGCCTGA
- the LOC144339706 gene encoding uncharacterized protein LOC144339706 gives MIAAMALMVQDADKLVMGQELWVVTPHAIEGVLKQPPNRWISNARLTHHQGLLLNPIRTTFLPPTTLNPASLLPNPDLDAPLHDCTEILAQVHGVQEDLQDRPLPDADLVWFTDGSSFMRQGQRYAGAAVTSETEVIWAEPLPPDTSAQKAELIALTQTLTLGAGKKLTVYTDSRYAFATAHIHGAIYRERGLLTAEGKEIKNKQENLALLTALWKPEKLAIVHCPGHQKPTTPTAQGNFLADQTARNVAKAPSRLLALQLPDPGPRDLPYFPDYSEQDLQWIDKLPLKQIQKGWWTDTNDQTILPEKLGQQVLEHIH, from the coding sequence ATGATTGCGGCCATGGCTCTGATGGTACAAGATGCTGATAAACTTGTCATGGGTCAAGAATTGTGGGTCGTTACTCCACATGCCATCgaaggtgtactcaaacagccacctaatcgatggataagtaacgcccggctcacccaccaCCAAGGACTACTACTAAATCCTATCAGGACAACCttcctgcccccaacgaccttaaatcctgcctcgctgctgcccaacccggacctggacgcGCCACTCCATGATtgcaccgagatactagctcaggtgcacggagttcaAGAGGACCTGCAGGACCGCCCACTCCCTGATGCtgacctcgtctggttcactgatgggagcagcttcatgcgtcaaggccagaggtacgctggagcggcagtgacttcagagactgaggtaatctgggcggaacccctgcccccggacacatcggcccagaaggccgaactgATAGCGCTCACCCAAACTCTTACCTTAGGGGCAGGGAAAAAGCTGAcagtatatacagacagccgatatgcttttgctacggcgcacatacatggggccatttacagggagcgagGGTTACTAacggctgaaggaaaagagataaaaaacaagcaagagaacCTTGCCCTGTTAACAGCGCTATGGaagccagaaaagttagccattgtgcattgcccagggcatcagaaaccaaccactccaactgctcaaggcaactttctggcagaccaaactgcaagaaatgtggcaaaggctcccagccgactccttgcactccagctccctgacccgggcccccgggacttgccatatttccctgattattcagaacaagatctccagtggattgacaaacttcccctgaaacagatccagaaggggtggtggactgatactaatgaccaaaccatcctaccagaaaaattaggacaacaagtaTTAGAACACATCCACtga